The proteins below are encoded in one region of Penaeus chinensis breed Huanghai No. 1 chromosome 25, ASM1920278v2, whole genome shotgun sequence:
- the LOC125038505 gene encoding zinc transporter 2-like isoform X2, protein MEERPSRDDSSLNSENDDYEATNAIEADGVLDDKLLDAVTPRISVLDESVEEEDHPVKRTFCTRCRTISSSFLSTSYVSGSENLSGIERLQQPRNSQTRFLGDQGHPVSAGDSLEDSDDVPLLRDEDGAENGHAGLGPTTAAAADHCHMPRASQRASGRAMTQLMLACCLTTIFMIAEAVGGYLASSIAIMSDAAHLFSDLTSFIVSLAAIYLSRQPASKNMSFGYYRAEVLGAVVSVLIIWVITGILVFAAVQRVISMDFEVEADTMIIVSALGVVINIILGIVLHMGQGGHGHSHGGLGGHGHSHGRRPSRAQGNEPQSSNINVRAAFIHVLGDLIQSIGVLIAAYVIRYYPQYKIADPICTFIFSVLVIITTLPILKDLTHVLMEGTPQGVDYASVSANLTALPGVKMVHSLNVWALTLDKNACAVHIAISGDTDPETVLQAAQRVIRTRHHIYHTTIQVERYQPQLMDNCQQCQPLSR, encoded by the exons ATGGAGGAGAGACCGAGTAGAGACGACAGCTCGCTCAACTCCGAAAATGACGACTACGAGGCCACAAACGCGATTGAGGCCGATGGTGTCCTAGACGACAAGCTCCTCGATGCCGTCACGCCACGAATCTCAGTCCTAGACGAGTCGGTAGAAGAGGAGGACCATCCAGTGAAAAGGACTTTTTGTACTCGATGTCGCACCATTTCTTCTAGTTTCCTGTCAACCTCCTATGTCTCAGGGAGCGAGAATTTATCCGGCATAGAGAGGCTCCAGCAACCGAGGAATTCTCAGACGCGTTTCCTAGGCGACCAAGGACATCCTGTGTCAGCTGGAGACTCCcttgaggatagtgatgatgttcCTCTGTTGCGT GATGAAGATGGAGCCGAGAACGGGCATGCAGGCTTGGGGCCAACGACAGCAGCGGCTGCCGATCACTGTCACATGCCCCGAGCTAGTCAGCGAGCCTCTGGACGTGCCATGACACAGCTCATGTTAGCATGCTGCTTGACTACAATATTTATG ATTGCTGAGGCTGTGGGGGGCTACCTGGCCAGCAGCATAGCCATCATGTCAGACGCAGCCCACCTCTTCAGCGACCTTACGTCTTTCATCGTCTCACTTGCTGCCATCTACCTTTCTCGTCAGCCAGCCTCAAAAAATATGAGTTTTGGGTACTACAGAGCAG AGGTGTTGGGTGCAGTGGTGAGTGTCCTCATTATCTGGGTCATTACTGGTATCCTGGTGTTTGCCGCAGTCCAGAGAGTCATCTCAATGGATTTCGAAGTCGAGGCAGACACTATGATCATTGTCTCGGCTCTGGGTGTCGTCATTAACATCAT CCTCGGCATAGTCCTCCACATGGGGCAGGGGGGACATGGCCATAGTCACGGAGGTCTTGGTGGCCATGGTCACAGTCATGGGCGCAGACCCAGCAGAGCCCAAGGAAACGAACCACAATCTAGCAACATCAACGTCAGAGCAGCTTTCATTCATGTTTTGGGAGACCTGATTCAGAGTATAGGCGTGTTGATAGCTGCATACGTTATTAGATATTAT CCACAGTACAAGATTGCTGACCCCATATGCACCTTCATCTTCTCCGTCCTGGTGATCATCACAACTCTCCCCATCCTGAAGGACCTAACTCATGTCCTGATGGAGGGCACGCCACAGGGAGTTGACTACGCATCAGTGTCAGCGAACCTCACAGCCCTTCCTGGAGTAAAGATGGTTCACTCCCTCAATGTGTGGGCACTTACCCTTGATAAGAATGCATGTGCAGTGCATATAGCTATTA GTGGAGACACGGATCCAGAGACAGTGTTGCAGGCTGCCCAGAGGGTTATTCGAACCCGCCATCACATCTACCACACAACCATCCAAGTAGAGCGTTACCAACCACAACTGATGGACAATTGTCAGCAGTGTCAGCCACTCTCTAGGTGA
- the LOC125038505 gene encoding zinc transporter 2-like isoform X1, translating to MEERPSRDDSSLNSENDDYEATNAIEADGVLDDKLLDAVTPRISVLDESVEEEDHPVKRTFCTRCRTISSSFLSTSYVSGSENLSGIERLQQPRNSQTRFLGDQGHPVSAGDSLEDSDDVPLLRVSHFGDEDGAENGHAGLGPTTAAAADHCHMPRASQRASGRAMTQLMLACCLTTIFMIAEAVGGYLASSIAIMSDAAHLFSDLTSFIVSLAAIYLSRQPASKNMSFGYYRAEVLGAVVSVLIIWVITGILVFAAVQRVISMDFEVEADTMIIVSALGVVINIILGIVLHMGQGGHGHSHGGLGGHGHSHGRRPSRAQGNEPQSSNINVRAAFIHVLGDLIQSIGVLIAAYVIRYYPQYKIADPICTFIFSVLVIITTLPILKDLTHVLMEGTPQGVDYASVSANLTALPGVKMVHSLNVWALTLDKNACAVHIAISGDTDPETVLQAAQRVIRTRHHIYHTTIQVERYQPQLMDNCQQCQPLSR from the exons ATGGAGGAGAGACCGAGTAGAGACGACAGCTCGCTCAACTCCGAAAATGACGACTACGAGGCCACAAACGCGATTGAGGCCGATGGTGTCCTAGACGACAAGCTCCTCGATGCCGTCACGCCACGAATCTCAGTCCTAGACGAGTCGGTAGAAGAGGAGGACCATCCAGTGAAAAGGACTTTTTGTACTCGATGTCGCACCATTTCTTCTAGTTTCCTGTCAACCTCCTATGTCTCAGGGAGCGAGAATTTATCCGGCATAGAGAGGCTCCAGCAACCGAGGAATTCTCAGACGCGTTTCCTAGGCGACCAAGGACATCCTGTGTCAGCTGGAGACTCCcttgaggatagtgatgatgttcCTCTGTTGCGTGTAAGTCACTTTGGG GATGAAGATGGAGCCGAGAACGGGCATGCAGGCTTGGGGCCAACGACAGCAGCGGCTGCCGATCACTGTCACATGCCCCGAGCTAGTCAGCGAGCCTCTGGACGTGCCATGACACAGCTCATGTTAGCATGCTGCTTGACTACAATATTTATG ATTGCTGAGGCTGTGGGGGGCTACCTGGCCAGCAGCATAGCCATCATGTCAGACGCAGCCCACCTCTTCAGCGACCTTACGTCTTTCATCGTCTCACTTGCTGCCATCTACCTTTCTCGTCAGCCAGCCTCAAAAAATATGAGTTTTGGGTACTACAGAGCAG AGGTGTTGGGTGCAGTGGTGAGTGTCCTCATTATCTGGGTCATTACTGGTATCCTGGTGTTTGCCGCAGTCCAGAGAGTCATCTCAATGGATTTCGAAGTCGAGGCAGACACTATGATCATTGTCTCGGCTCTGGGTGTCGTCATTAACATCAT CCTCGGCATAGTCCTCCACATGGGGCAGGGGGGACATGGCCATAGTCACGGAGGTCTTGGTGGCCATGGTCACAGTCATGGGCGCAGACCCAGCAGAGCCCAAGGAAACGAACCACAATCTAGCAACATCAACGTCAGAGCAGCTTTCATTCATGTTTTGGGAGACCTGATTCAGAGTATAGGCGTGTTGATAGCTGCATACGTTATTAGATATTAT CCACAGTACAAGATTGCTGACCCCATATGCACCTTCATCTTCTCCGTCCTGGTGATCATCACAACTCTCCCCATCCTGAAGGACCTAACTCATGTCCTGATGGAGGGCACGCCACAGGGAGTTGACTACGCATCAGTGTCAGCGAACCTCACAGCCCTTCCTGGAGTAAAGATGGTTCACTCCCTCAATGTGTGGGCACTTACCCTTGATAAGAATGCATGTGCAGTGCATATAGCTATTA GTGGAGACACGGATCCAGAGACAGTGTTGCAGGCTGCCCAGAGGGTTATTCGAACCCGCCATCACATCTACCACACAACCATCCAAGTAGAGCGTTACCAACCACAACTGATGGACAATTGTCAGCAGTGTCAGCCACTCTCTAGGTGA
- the LOC125038505 gene encoding zinc transporter 2-like isoform X3, whose amino-acid sequence MELHEKECIFKRPLTTTPSNYGTLKEAAHVCPLSWQDEDGAENGHAGLGPTTAAAADHCHMPRASQRASGRAMTQLMLACCLTTIFMIAEAVGGYLASSIAIMSDAAHLFSDLTSFIVSLAAIYLSRQPASKNMSFGYYRAEVLGAVVSVLIIWVITGILVFAAVQRVISMDFEVEADTMIIVSALGVVINIILGIVLHMGQGGHGHSHGGLGGHGHSHGRRPSRAQGNEPQSSNINVRAAFIHVLGDLIQSIGVLIAAYVIRYYPQYKIADPICTFIFSVLVIITTLPILKDLTHVLMEGTPQGVDYASVSANLTALPGVKMVHSLNVWALTLDKNACAVHIAISGDTDPETVLQAAQRVIRTRHHIYHTTIQVERYQPQLMDNCQQCQPLSR is encoded by the exons CCACGAGAAGGAGTGCATCTTCAAGAGGCCGCTGACCACCACGCCCTCCAACTACGGCACGCTCAAGGAGGCCGCCCACGTGTGCCCTCTTTCTTGGCAG GATGAAGATGGAGCCGAGAACGGGCATGCAGGCTTGGGGCCAACGACAGCAGCGGCTGCCGATCACTGTCACATGCCCCGAGCTAGTCAGCGAGCCTCTGGACGTGCCATGACACAGCTCATGTTAGCATGCTGCTTGACTACAATATTTATG ATTGCTGAGGCTGTGGGGGGCTACCTGGCCAGCAGCATAGCCATCATGTCAGACGCAGCCCACCTCTTCAGCGACCTTACGTCTTTCATCGTCTCACTTGCTGCCATCTACCTTTCTCGTCAGCCAGCCTCAAAAAATATGAGTTTTGGGTACTACAGAGCAG AGGTGTTGGGTGCAGTGGTGAGTGTCCTCATTATCTGGGTCATTACTGGTATCCTGGTGTTTGCCGCAGTCCAGAGAGTCATCTCAATGGATTTCGAAGTCGAGGCAGACACTATGATCATTGTCTCGGCTCTGGGTGTCGTCATTAACATCAT CCTCGGCATAGTCCTCCACATGGGGCAGGGGGGACATGGCCATAGTCACGGAGGTCTTGGTGGCCATGGTCACAGTCATGGGCGCAGACCCAGCAGAGCCCAAGGAAACGAACCACAATCTAGCAACATCAACGTCAGAGCAGCTTTCATTCATGTTTTGGGAGACCTGATTCAGAGTATAGGCGTGTTGATAGCTGCATACGTTATTAGATATTAT CCACAGTACAAGATTGCTGACCCCATATGCACCTTCATCTTCTCCGTCCTGGTGATCATCACAACTCTCCCCATCCTGAAGGACCTAACTCATGTCCTGATGGAGGGCACGCCACAGGGAGTTGACTACGCATCAGTGTCAGCGAACCTCACAGCCCTTCCTGGAGTAAAGATGGTTCACTCCCTCAATGTGTGGGCACTTACCCTTGATAAGAATGCATGTGCAGTGCATATAGCTATTA GTGGAGACACGGATCCAGAGACAGTGTTGCAGGCTGCCCAGAGGGTTATTCGAACCCGCCATCACATCTACCACACAACCATCCAAGTAGAGCGTTACCAACCACAACTGATGGACAATTGTCAGCAGTGTCAGCCACTCTCTAGGTGA
- the LOC125038505 gene encoding zinc transporter 2-like isoform X4, giving the protein MLMQDIEAMDPVGDLGSGILVLQDEDGAENGHAGLGPTTAAAADHCHMPRASQRASGRAMTQLMLACCLTTIFMIAEAVGGYLASSIAIMSDAAHLFSDLTSFIVSLAAIYLSRQPASKNMSFGYYRAEVLGAVVSVLIIWVITGILVFAAVQRVISMDFEVEADTMIIVSALGVVINIILGIVLHMGQGGHGHSHGGLGGHGHSHGRRPSRAQGNEPQSSNINVRAAFIHVLGDLIQSIGVLIAAYVIRYYPQYKIADPICTFIFSVLVIITTLPILKDLTHVLMEGTPQGVDYASVSANLTALPGVKMVHSLNVWALTLDKNACAVHIAISGDTDPETVLQAAQRVIRTRHHIYHTTIQVERYQPQLMDNCQQCQPLSR; this is encoded by the exons GATGAAGATGGAGCCGAGAACGGGCATGCAGGCTTGGGGCCAACGACAGCAGCGGCTGCCGATCACTGTCACATGCCCCGAGCTAGTCAGCGAGCCTCTGGACGTGCCATGACACAGCTCATGTTAGCATGCTGCTTGACTACAATATTTATG ATTGCTGAGGCTGTGGGGGGCTACCTGGCCAGCAGCATAGCCATCATGTCAGACGCAGCCCACCTCTTCAGCGACCTTACGTCTTTCATCGTCTCACTTGCTGCCATCTACCTTTCTCGTCAGCCAGCCTCAAAAAATATGAGTTTTGGGTACTACAGAGCAG AGGTGTTGGGTGCAGTGGTGAGTGTCCTCATTATCTGGGTCATTACTGGTATCCTGGTGTTTGCCGCAGTCCAGAGAGTCATCTCAATGGATTTCGAAGTCGAGGCAGACACTATGATCATTGTCTCGGCTCTGGGTGTCGTCATTAACATCAT CCTCGGCATAGTCCTCCACATGGGGCAGGGGGGACATGGCCATAGTCACGGAGGTCTTGGTGGCCATGGTCACAGTCATGGGCGCAGACCCAGCAGAGCCCAAGGAAACGAACCACAATCTAGCAACATCAACGTCAGAGCAGCTTTCATTCATGTTTTGGGAGACCTGATTCAGAGTATAGGCGTGTTGATAGCTGCATACGTTATTAGATATTAT CCACAGTACAAGATTGCTGACCCCATATGCACCTTCATCTTCTCCGTCCTGGTGATCATCACAACTCTCCCCATCCTGAAGGACCTAACTCATGTCCTGATGGAGGGCACGCCACAGGGAGTTGACTACGCATCAGTGTCAGCGAACCTCACAGCCCTTCCTGGAGTAAAGATGGTTCACTCCCTCAATGTGTGGGCACTTACCCTTGATAAGAATGCATGTGCAGTGCATATAGCTATTA GTGGAGACACGGATCCAGAGACAGTGTTGCAGGCTGCCCAGAGGGTTATTCGAACCCGCCATCACATCTACCACACAACCATCCAAGTAGAGCGTTACCAACCACAACTGATGGACAATTGTCAGCAGTGTCAGCCACTCTCTAGGTGA